Proteins encoded within one genomic window of Gracilimonas sp.:
- a CDS encoding response regulator transcription factor gives MANIQIAIVDDHEIVRDGIKILLEDEPGINITGEAKTGKEAVSLCNSHETDLVIMDITMPEMDGIEATKIIKENHPDIKILALTMLSEDQHIRKMIKAGASGYILKSSGKQELIKAINTIMAGKHYFSNDATQSILQELVTPDVNKVKDEDEAHITDRELEVLKLIVNEYTNQEIADELFVSVRTIDAHRRNLLQKTGAKNTAGLVKYALKNKLFNNNG, from the coding sequence ATGGCTAATATTCAGATTGCAATAGTGGATGATCATGAGATTGTGAGAGATGGTATTAAAATCCTGTTGGAGGATGAGCCGGGCATCAACATTACAGGGGAAGCCAAAACCGGAAAAGAAGCTGTAAGTTTATGTAACTCTCACGAAACCGATCTGGTGATCATGGATATTACCATGCCCGAAATGGATGGTATTGAAGCTACCAAAATCATTAAGGAAAACCATCCCGATATAAAGATTCTTGCTCTTACCATGTTAAGTGAGGATCAGCATATTCGGAAAATGATAAAAGCCGGGGCCTCGGGTTATATTTTAAAAAGTTCGGGCAAGCAAGAACTCATTAAAGCTATTAATACCATCATGGCAGGAAAACACTATTTCAGCAATGATGCCACCCAATCTATATTACAGGAATTGGTTACTCCCGATGTGAATAAAGTTAAAGATGAAGATGAAGCACACATTACCGACCGGGAACTTGAAGTTCTGAAACTGATTGTCAATGAATATACCAATCAGGAGATTGCGGATGAGCTATTTGTAAGTGTACGAACCATAGATGCTCATCGCCGGAATCTCTTACAAAAAACAGGTGCAAAAAACACGGCCGGACTTGTTAAATACGCCCTGAAAAACAAGCTCTTCAACAATAATGGATAA
- a CDS encoding PAS domain S-box protein, with the protein MKKEDNIYSMIELDIVSSSILNALNAQIAIINPDGNVVAFNQKWKLFRESLQENWSHPGLEANILKSLQTPLAEGNDFALRLLLGIKDVLGREINTFETKYRLTSEDQEHWFKITITSLGIEQGAVLVYEDISAQIESSKYLKETRQKFENHFHNSLYGILISDENHSVIEANSVACNILGTTREAITYSTVNNYLNVDLDIEHIQKRINREGNYIGESEIIAVDGKKIPIELSVTLFRNEDGKPISSWAFKDISDKKITEQALKETEQQYKMQFNNTLEGIFIGRPNGLILKANPAACDILGYTAEELEGQHRDIIFDLENPSNAAAVANRREKGSIKAEVEFTHKDGHKIPVEVSSVIFNAEDGTEKTIINIKDISSRKSVEKQLIAEKEFTESAISSLPTAFFVFSTEGEMIRWNDVLEEDLGYTAREIARMNVMQLVHPDDRPVLEDILAGELVGNRVSIEARCITKAGKTLHYLLSGTSFEQNGETYIVGGGLNRNNIKEIEKEKNRNAELLSQLFENSPIGIVLIDTNGIVQNSNKSFEQIFGYTPEELSGQNLDHAIVQNYMDQQAKTLSRLSFTGDTFQTETMRVNKAGQEIPVLIGGVPVEVDGEVIAIYGMYVDISERKELENQIVELLETEKKARLHMQDMFEEAPSAIAMLEGEDHRFTFANDTSKKLINKEDLVDKPVSEVLPEIVEQGFIELLDICYSEGKVFNFNEKKVYFNNGDISQPTIHYLNFVFKPLRNDDNKVYGIFIEAVDVTEQVKTRNLIEKSLAEKNTLLGEVHHRVKNNLAIISGLLELELMGTPDQEVGKHLQSTQARITSIAKIHELLYQNESLSHVNFKNYIESILSSESKNPERIIQNFDLQDVNLNVNQAIPTSMLLNEIISCLKDINCQNYGEGSGDLTFVLKEANESVSIEFKEGNRALFKDFNNCDKVTSELRMELIEVLLRQIRGKMNISADGQGTLTINFAKREAKGPHNALIN; encoded by the coding sequence ATGAAAAAAGAAGATAACATATATTCCATGATTGAGCTTGACATCGTCAGTTCATCTATTTTAAATGCTCTTAATGCACAAATAGCCATAATCAATCCGGATGGAAATGTGGTGGCATTTAATCAAAAGTGGAAATTATTTAGAGAGAGCTTACAAGAGAATTGGAGCCACCCCGGATTAGAAGCAAACATATTAAAAAGCTTACAAACTCCTTTGGCTGAAGGCAATGACTTTGCCCTCCGCCTATTGCTTGGTATAAAAGATGTGCTTGGTCGGGAGATTAACACCTTTGAAACAAAGTATCGCCTTACTTCTGAAGACCAAGAGCATTGGTTTAAAATAACCATCACTTCATTGGGTATTGAGCAGGGAGCTGTTCTAGTTTATGAAGATATAAGTGCTCAAATAGAAAGCAGCAAATACCTGAAAGAAACCCGGCAAAAATTTGAAAATCATTTTCATAACAGCCTGTATGGCATCTTGATTTCTGATGAAAATCATTCAGTCATAGAAGCAAATAGCGTGGCCTGTAATATTTTAGGGACTACCCGCGAGGCAATCACCTACTCTACCGTCAATAATTATTTGAATGTGGATTTAGATATAGAACACATCCAAAAAAGGATAAACAGGGAAGGTAATTATATTGGGGAGTCGGAAATTATTGCTGTTGACGGCAAAAAAATTCCTATTGAGCTGAGTGTAACTTTATTCCGAAATGAAGATGGCAAACCGATATCCAGTTGGGCATTTAAAGATATTTCTGACAAAAAGATCACAGAGCAAGCCCTTAAAGAAACTGAACAGCAATACAAAATGCAGTTCAACAATACCCTGGAAGGAATCTTCATAGGCAGACCGAATGGCCTTATATTAAAGGCAAATCCGGCTGCCTGTGATATTTTGGGGTACACCGCCGAGGAACTGGAGGGACAGCACAGAGACATTATATTTGACCTCGAAAATCCCTCAAATGCTGCTGCTGTGGCCAACCGTAGAGAAAAAGGATCGATCAAAGCTGAAGTTGAATTTACTCATAAAGACGGACATAAAATCCCGGTTGAAGTAAGTTCTGTAATTTTCAATGCTGAAGATGGCACCGAAAAAACCATCATTAATATAAAAGATATTTCCTCCCGAAAGTCTGTAGAAAAACAACTGATAGCTGAAAAAGAATTCACTGAATCCGCGATTTCAAGCTTACCCACGGCCTTTTTTGTATTTAGTACCGAAGGTGAAATGATTCGCTGGAATGATGTGCTTGAAGAAGATCTGGGTTATACAGCCCGTGAAATAGCCAGAATGAATGTTATGCAACTTGTCCATCCTGACGACCGCCCGGTGCTGGAAGATATTTTAGCCGGTGAGTTAGTCGGAAACAGAGTTAGCATTGAAGCACGATGCATAACCAAAGCCGGTAAAACACTGCATTACCTGCTCAGCGGAACCAGCTTCGAACAAAATGGAGAAACATATATTGTGGGCGGCGGCCTAAACCGAAATAACATCAAAGAAATTGAAAAAGAAAAAAATCGAAATGCAGAACTTTTAAGTCAGCTTTTTGAAAACTCTCCGATAGGAATTGTTCTTATTGACACTAACGGCATTGTACAGAATTCCAATAAAAGCTTTGAACAGATTTTTGGATATACTCCTGAGGAACTGTCCGGCCAAAATCTGGATCATGCCATCGTTCAAAATTATATGGATCAGCAAGCCAAAACGCTTTCTCGCTTGAGCTTTACCGGAGACACTTTTCAAACAGAAACAATGAGAGTTAACAAAGCCGGGCAAGAAATTCCAGTGCTTATAGGTGGCGTGCCTGTTGAAGTGGATGGCGAAGTGATTGCCATCTATGGAATGTACGTAGATATTTCTGAACGCAAAGAACTTGAAAATCAAATTGTAGAACTTCTTGAAACAGAGAAAAAAGCAAGGCTTCACATGCAGGATATGTTTGAAGAAGCACCTTCAGCCATTGCCATGCTGGAAGGAGAAGATCATAGATTCACATTTGCTAATGACACTAGCAAAAAACTAATAAATAAAGAGGACCTGGTAGACAAACCGGTAAGTGAGGTTCTACCGGAGATAGTAGAGCAGGGGTTTATAGAATTACTGGATATTTGTTATTCAGAAGGAAAGGTTTTTAATTTTAATGAAAAGAAAGTCTATTTCAACAATGGTGATATTAGCCAACCAACCATTCATTATTTAAATTTTGTTTTTAAACCACTTCGCAATGATGATAACAAGGTGTACGGGATTTTCATTGAAGCAGTGGATGTCACCGAACAAGTGAAAACCAGGAATTTAATTGAGAAATCACTGGCCGAAAAGAATACCCTGTTAGGCGAAGTTCATCACAGGGTTAAGAATAACCTTGCGATCATTTCAGGGCTCTTGGAGCTTGAGCTAATGGGAACTCCCGATCAAGAGGTAGGCAAACACTTGCAGAGCACTCAGGCCCGTATTACCTCGATAGCAAAAATCCATGAACTTCTTTATCAAAACGAAAGCCTTTCGCATGTAAATTTTAAAAATTATATCGAAAGCATACTGAGCAGTGAAAGCAAAAACCCCGAAAGGATTATACAAAACTTTGACTTGCAGGATGTAAACTTGAATGTAAATCAGGCCATTCCGACCAGTATGCTTCTCAATGAAATCATCTCCTGCCTGAAAGACATAAACTGCCAAAATTATGGCGAAGGCTCAGGCGATCTTACTTTTGTACTGAAAGAAGCCAATGAATCTGTATCCATTGAATTTAAAGAAGGAAACAGGGCATTATTCAAAGACTTTAACAATTGTGATAAGGTAACCTCAGAGTTGCGTATGGAGTTAATAGAAGTATTGCTTCGTCAAATTCGCGGTAAAATGAATATTTCTGCTGACGGACAGGGTACTCTCACCATAAATTTTGCAAAAAGAGAAGCTAAAGGCCCTCACAATGCATTAATCAACTAA
- a CDS encoding GAF domain-containing sensor histidine kinase: protein MLTLVDTNNEVAYVTPDDEAERQAEVDHYQILDTLPEEEFESLVELAAIITGSPISLMNILDHDRQWSKAVFGDESGQSILRSESVCQYTIMKDENFEIEDLSKDERFMNMSYVEGNPKYRSYSGYPLITPEGYRVGALCVLDTKPKKLDESQKKSLKTLANEIMARLELRSKQRQLERLNKEKDLFLRAVNHDIKSPINGIISSAHYLQNLWDGEKEELFEILSMIEISGHKLINYTSELMSNAMFQSDSKLHLDNVAIDELIKDLIHIYTPLAKSKNVDLKLNCNTPVSFRLDNEKFKLILSNLVSNALKFSTKGDTIIINADISSKSTRELRCSVTDTGIGIPEEFLPTLFEKNKNHQRQGTQGEISTGIGLPLVKQFVELHKGSIRVNSKKGQGTTFNVSIPEHKEMQ from the coding sequence ATGCTTACGCTTGTAGATACTAATAATGAAGTCGCTTATGTAACTCCGGATGATGAAGCCGAACGTCAGGCCGAAGTTGATCATTATCAAATTCTGGACACCCTTCCTGAAGAAGAGTTTGAATCGCTGGTAGAGCTGGCAGCCATCATAACCGGTTCCCCGATATCTTTAATGAATATTTTGGATCATGACCGACAATGGAGCAAGGCCGTTTTTGGAGACGAATCCGGGCAATCCATCCTGCGTTCTGAAAGTGTATGTCAGTACACTATCATGAAGGATGAAAATTTTGAAATAGAAGATCTTTCAAAAGATGAGCGCTTCATGAACATGTCGTATGTTGAGGGAAACCCTAAATACCGATCATACAGTGGTTATCCTTTAATAACACCTGAAGGATACAGGGTTGGTGCGCTTTGTGTGCTGGATACCAAACCAAAGAAACTTGATGAATCCCAGAAAAAATCGCTAAAGACCTTGGCAAACGAAATCATGGCCCGGCTTGAGCTTCGAAGTAAGCAACGCCAACTTGAACGGTTGAATAAAGAAAAAGATCTTTTCTTGAGAGCGGTTAATCACGATATAAAAAGTCCTATTAACGGTATTATAAGTTCAGCCCATTACTTACAGAATCTTTGGGACGGCGAGAAGGAAGAACTTTTTGAAATTCTTTCTATGATTGAAATAAGCGGACATAAATTAATTAACTATACCAGTGAGTTAATGTCGAATGCCATGTTCCAAAGTGACTCAAAGCTTCATTTAGATAACGTTGCTATTGACGAATTAATAAAAGATCTCATTCATATCTATACCCCGCTTGCCAAATCAAAAAATGTTGACCTCAAACTTAATTGCAATACCCCGGTATCATTCAGACTTGACAATGAGAAATTTAAACTCATTCTCAGTAACCTTGTTTCAAACGCCCTGAAGTTTAGCACAAAGGGTGATACCATTATCATAAATGCGGACATCAGTTCAAAAAGTACACGTGAACTCCGATGTTCCGTAACCGATACAGGCATTGGTATCCCTGAAGAATTTTTACCTACTCTTTTTGAAAAAAATAAGAACCATCAGCGACAAGGCACACAAGGTGAGATAAGTACCGGCATAGGATTACCCCTGGTCAAACAGTTTGTAGAGCTGCACAAAGGCAGTATCAGGGTTAATAGCAAAAAAGGGCAAGGAACGACTTTCAATGTAAGTATACCGGAACATAAAGAAATGCAGTAA
- a CDS encoding response regulator: MSKKFSLTGISDIALGKDLRTEEDVVGKKAGMTVLNSVSFFLAGVSVLFLVAFQINESVSLTWFFLSEAIAFLLIPFLARQGFEKAAKILLIAYADIGIVILSSVFGNDAMIQAFFIPAMGLSILLFDNAQVHLRNIGILLSVLSYFILDYIIFERISMSDSGFSLVRWAVLTGSFVTTWLIFNTFSQFKESAEHQTMELLQKEQELNQELSLKQEKLETYINQLELATEQLAKSTKAKSEFLATMSHEIRTPMNAILGMTHLLKQDSPRKDQIEPINILDFSGKTLLSLIDDILDFSKIEAGKIEFENIEFELNKLINVIIESFKATAQNKEINLSASIGEEVPNMLVGDPARLTQILNNLASNALKFTEEGEVRLEVEVVSDYEDAVRLQFAISDTGIGIEKDRIETIFDSFTQASHDTKRLFGGTGLGLTISKQLTELQGGKISAISEEGKGSTFIVELTFDKSTSDKEVSEVFDENKGSQSIRGLKVLLAEDNLVNQKVMMRFLERWNVEMKVVDNGLEAVEAVKENNYDVILMDLQMPKMDGYEASENIRKLDDPYKRKIPIIALTAAALKEVREKVYASGMNDFVTKPFNPDELEHKLFNYIEK, translated from the coding sequence ATGAGTAAGAAATTTTCTCTCACCGGTATTTCTGACATCGCCTTGGGTAAAGACCTAAGGACTGAGGAGGATGTTGTTGGTAAGAAAGCGGGAATGACGGTCTTAAATTCCGTTTCATTCTTCCTTGCAGGGGTTTCCGTGTTATTTTTAGTAGCATTCCAGATTAATGAATCTGTTTCATTAACATGGTTCTTTTTGTCAGAGGCGATCGCTTTTCTGTTAATTCCATTTCTTGCCCGCCAGGGTTTCGAAAAAGCGGCCAAAATACTGCTCATTGCCTACGCTGATATCGGTATTGTTATTCTAAGTTCGGTTTTCGGCAACGATGCAATGATTCAGGCCTTTTTTATTCCTGCGATGGGCTTGTCTATACTTTTGTTTGATAATGCGCAGGTTCATTTGCGAAATATTGGGATACTGCTTTCTGTTCTCTCCTACTTTATTTTAGATTATATCATTTTTGAACGCATTAGTATGTCCGACAGTGGGTTTTCTTTGGTGAGATGGGCGGTACTTACCGGTTCTTTTGTAACAACATGGCTCATTTTTAATACATTTTCTCAATTCAAAGAAAGCGCAGAACATCAAACTATGGAGCTGCTGCAAAAAGAGCAGGAGCTGAATCAAGAACTTAGCTTAAAACAGGAAAAGCTGGAAACGTATATCAATCAGCTTGAATTGGCTACAGAGCAGCTTGCGAAAAGTACCAAGGCCAAGTCCGAATTCCTGGCTACAATGAGTCATGAAATCAGAACGCCTATGAATGCTATTTTGGGCATGACACATTTACTTAAGCAAGATAGTCCAAGAAAGGACCAGATTGAGCCGATCAATATCCTGGATTTTTCCGGTAAAACTCTTTTGTCACTGATTGATGATATTCTGGACTTCTCGAAAATTGAAGCCGGAAAAATTGAATTTGAAAACATTGAATTTGAGCTGAATAAGTTAATCAATGTAATTATTGAGAGCTTTAAAGCCACGGCTCAAAATAAAGAAATAAATCTAAGCGCAAGTATCGGAGAAGAAGTCCCGAATATGTTAGTCGGTGATCCGGCCAGGCTTACACAGATATTGAATAATTTAGCCAGTAATGCCCTGAAATTTACGGAAGAAGGGGAAGTTCGGTTAGAAGTCGAGGTTGTGAGTGATTATGAAGATGCCGTTCGTCTTCAGTTTGCTATTTCAGACACCGGCATAGGAATTGAAAAAGACAGAATTGAAACAATTTTCGATAGTTTTACTCAAGCCAGCCATGATACTAAACGGTTATTTGGGGGTACGGGCTTAGGACTTACTATAAGTAAACAGCTCACTGAGTTGCAGGGTGGAAAAATTTCAGCGATAAGTGAAGAGGGTAAAGGCAGTACATTTATAGTAGAACTGACTTTTGATAAGAGTACTTCCGACAAAGAAGTTTCTGAAGTTTTTGATGAAAATAAGGGTTCTCAAAGTATTCGCGGACTAAAAGTATTACTTGCTGAAGATAATCTGGTTAATCAAAAAGTAATGATGCGATTCCTTGAGCGATGGAATGTTGAAATGAAAGTAGTAGACAATGGGCTGGAAGCAGTAGAAGCGGTAAAAGAAAATAATTATGATGTGATTTTAATGGATCTTCAAATGCCGAAGATGGACGGGTATGAAGCTTCAGAAAATATTCGCAAACTGGATGACCCATACAAGCGAAAAATACCCATAATAGCACTAACAGCAGCGGCTTTGAAAGAGGTGCGTGAAAAGGTTTATGCATCAGGGATGAATGATTTTGTAACCAAGCCTTTTAATCCTGATGAGCTTGAACACAAACTTTTTAATTACATTGAGAAATAA
- a CDS encoding SufE family protein — translation MDIQETEERIVREFELLQDWPERYKYIIKLGDKLDPIPEEAKVEENLVKGCQSQVWLTAQMEDGKVIFKADSDAAITKGLVSLMIRFYSNREPDVILNTPPSFIDKIGMAKHLSPTRANGLVSMVKQMKIYAMAFKSQKTLS, via the coding sequence ATGGATATTCAAGAAACAGAAGAAAGGATTGTTAGAGAGTTTGAACTGCTTCAGGACTGGCCGGAGAGATATAAGTATATTATAAAGCTGGGTGATAAGCTGGATCCCATTCCGGAAGAGGCTAAAGTGGAGGAAAACCTTGTTAAAGGCTGTCAAAGTCAGGTTTGGCTAACTGCTCAAATGGAAGATGGTAAAGTCATATTTAAGGCCGACAGCGATGCAGCTATCACCAAAGGCTTGGTTTCACTGATGATCCGCTTTTACTCGAACAGGGAACCGGATGTGATACTTAACACTCCTCCGTCATTCATCGACAAAATTGGGATGGCCAAGCATTTGTCACCTACTCGCGCAAATGGTTTGGTTTCTATGGTAAAACAGATGAAAATCTATGCCATGGCCTTTAAATCCCAAAAAACGTTATCGTAA
- a CDS encoding PAS domain S-box protein — translation MDQKLDHQILDQLKKCSKDEASFSKLEEIFGELYQHYEEVKKQLSLVEQAIKHDYDSILITELDLEKPGPKIVYVNDGFTKMTGYTKEEVLGKTPRILQGEKTDRHVLDRLKERLIEGQAFFGHTVNYKKDGSEFVNQWDIHPLTNKNGEITHWVSYQRDITDRKESSKLIFDANLDFDNLIEESKKTYVDLDIQGNIIASNNSFKNLLGYDADELKTVKIWDLVSDDDQKELKNLFADFDSKKVEDESYPWKFIQKDGDEVKLEGNINYFVSNDETIIRVHFDNISLRNRIVETLKRKKSEFEDIVGKKDEFSLRFVITEDGETGCKFVSDSFKSVTGLDPDTILGNGVKDVIHADDLSDIEKALEKAFNGTPSSISCKYKTSEGDYISVIQSFKPDYGSSGEVVESVKSVAVIELEVEN, via the coding sequence ATGGATCAGAAGTTAGACCATCAGATTTTAGATCAGCTGAAGAAATGCAGTAAAGATGAAGCCTCATTTTCTAAACTTGAAGAAATATTTGGGGAACTTTACCAACACTATGAAGAAGTGAAAAAGCAGCTTTCGCTGGTAGAGCAAGCGATAAAGCATGACTATGATTCAATTCTCATTACAGAGCTGGATCTTGAAAAACCCGGGCCTAAAATTGTTTATGTAAATGATGGATTTACAAAAATGACGGGATATACAAAAGAAGAGGTATTGGGAAAAACCCCGAGGATTTTACAGGGAGAGAAGACAGATCGCCATGTATTGGACAGACTTAAGGAACGGCTTATTGAAGGTCAGGCTTTTTTTGGGCATACGGTCAACTATAAAAAAGACGGTAGTGAATTTGTAAATCAATGGGATATACATCCGCTTACCAATAAGAATGGAGAAATTACTCACTGGGTTTCTTATCAACGGGATATTACTGACCGTAAGGAGTCGAGTAAATTAATATTTGATGCCAACCTCGATTTTGACAATCTGATAGAGGAGTCTAAAAAGACTTATGTTGATTTAGACATTCAAGGCAATATCATTGCCTCAAATAATTCTTTTAAGAATTTATTGGGGTATGATGCGGATGAGCTGAAAACCGTTAAAATCTGGGATTTGGTTTCTGATGACGATCAGAAAGAGCTGAAAAACTTATTTGCTGATTTTGATTCAAAAAAGGTTGAAGATGAGTCATACCCATGGAAATTTATTCAAAAAGACGGGGATGAAGTAAAGCTGGAAGGCAACATCAACTATTTTGTTAGCAATGATGAGACAATTATACGGGTACATTTCGATAATATATCGTTACGAAATCGTATTGTTGAAACGCTTAAAAGGAAAAAAAGTGAATTTGAGGATATAGTTGGCAAAAAAGATGAATTTTCGTTGCGATTTGTTATCACTGAAGATGGTGAAACCGGCTGCAAATTTGTTTCCGATAGTTTTAAGAGTGTAACCGGCCTCGATCCGGATACGATTTTAGGTAATGGGGTAAAGGATGTAATACATGCTGATGACCTGAGTGATATCGAAAAGGCACTTGAAAAAGCATTTAACGGAACCCCTTCGAGTATAAGCTGTAAGTACAAAACTTCAGAAGGGGATTATATTTCCGTAATACAATCTTTTAAACCGGATTATGGCTCAAGCGGTGAAGTAGTAGAAAGTGTAAAAAGTGTGGCTGTAATTGAATTAGAAGTCGAAAACTGA
- a CDS encoding SUMF1/EgtB/PvdO family nonheme iron enzyme, translating into MVFVKGGTFIMGDVIDSTNDDALPLHEVTLDNFYIGKYEVTYKQYDDFALATNRALPNDRNYGREKRAVVYVNWYDARAFCNYWDWRLPTEAEWEYAARSGGKLTPYSGTNTPDSLELYAVTSNSDINFSYPVGSKKPNELGLYDMSGNVLEYVGSFYQHYSAPDSLYDLENRGVRIIRGGSFEEEIEVNRTYWRVGTYDLMVHNDVGFRCAITQEELNNSGFLKGMF; encoded by the coding sequence ATGGTTTTTGTAAAAGGAGGCACTTTCATCATGGGAGATGTTATCGACAGTACCAATGACGATGCCCTTCCCTTGCATGAGGTAACTTTAGATAACTTTTATATCGGAAAGTATGAAGTTACTTACAAACAATACGATGATTTTGCCTTAGCTACAAACCGAGCTCTTCCAAATGACAGAAATTACGGGCGCGAGAAAAGAGCGGTTGTGTATGTGAATTGGTATGACGCCCGGGCATTTTGTAACTATTGGGACTGGCGGCTTCCAACTGAAGCAGAATGGGAATATGCTGCCCGCTCAGGGGGTAAACTAACTCCATATTCGGGAACCAATACCCCGGACTCTTTGGAATTATATGCTGTAACCTCCAACTCGGATATCAATTTTTCCTACCCGGTTGGCAGTAAAAAGCCAAACGAACTGGGTTTGTATGATATGAGCGGGAATGTACTTGAGTATGTTGGCTCTTTTTATCAACACTACTCTGCGCCGGACAGTCTTTATGATCTGGAAAACAGGGGAGTACGAATCATCAGAGGCGGAAGTTTTGAGGAGGAAATCGAAGTTAACCGGACCTATTGGCGGGTTGGAACTTATGATTTAATGGTACATAACGATGTTGGATTCCGGTGTGCCATCACTCAAGAAGAGCTAAATAATTCAGGGTTTCTCAAAGGCATGTTTTAA
- a CDS encoding acyl-CoA dehydrogenase, which yields MEQTEQLIPPLTQLTEDEQMLKEAAADFAEASIKPLVEEMDEKAKLDPDLIKQFFEMGLMGIDIPERYAGGGGTFMMSVVAIEQISRVDASAGVFMDVQNTLVNNAFINFASDHLKEKYLPQLATEKVGAYCLSEAGSGSDAFALKTAAKEDGDHFVLNGTKLWITNANEADIFLVFANINPEAGYKGITAFVVERGMEGFSVSKKENKLGIRASSTCEILLEDCRVPKENVLGEVGKGYKVAIETLNEGRIGIGAQMIGVAQGAFDAALAYVQERKQFGKAISDFQGVQFQLARMATDIETARLLVYNAARIKMSGQKFLKEAAMAKFYSSEVAESVSSQAIDLFGGYGYVKEYPVEKYYRDSKIGKIYEGTTNMQLSTIAKLLLR from the coding sequence ATGGAACAAACGGAGCAATTAATTCCGCCTTTAACACAGCTCACCGAAGATGAACAAATGCTAAAAGAAGCAGCTGCTGATTTTGCCGAAGCTTCAATAAAGCCTTTGGTAGAAGAGATGGATGAAAAGGCCAAACTTGATCCCGATTTAATCAAACAGTTTTTTGAAATGGGCTTGATGGGAATCGATATTCCTGAGCGTTATGCCGGTGGAGGCGGAACTTTTATGATGTCTGTTGTTGCCATCGAGCAAATTTCCCGCGTCGATGCTTCAGCCGGTGTTTTCATGGATGTACAGAACACATTGGTGAATAATGCCTTTATTAACTTTGCTTCAGATCACCTCAAAGAAAAATATTTACCACAATTAGCTACCGAAAAAGTGGGGGCATATTGTTTGTCAGAAGCCGGATCGGGAAGTGATGCATTCGCCCTTAAAACAGCGGCTAAGGAAGATGGAGATCATTTTGTACTTAATGGAACCAAATTATGGATTACTAATGCAAATGAAGCCGATATCTTTCTTGTGTTTGCAAATATAAATCCGGAGGCCGGATATAAAGGAATAACGGCTTTTGTGGTGGAACGGGGCATGGAAGGCTTTTCAGTCTCCAAAAAAGAAAATAAGTTGGGGATACGAGCCAGTTCCACATGTGAAATTTTATTGGAAGATTGCCGTGTTCCCAAAGAAAATGTGTTAGGTGAAGTAGGAAAAGGATATAAAGTAGCCATTGAAACATTAAATGAGGGCCGTATTGGAATTGGTGCTCAAATGATCGGAGTTGCCCAGGGTGCTTTTGATGCAGCTTTGGCTTATGTACAGGAACGAAAGCAGTTTGGGAAAGCTATTTCCGACTTTCAAGGTGTTCAGTTTCAGCTGGCACGCATGGCAACAGATATTGAAACTGCCCGTTTATTGGTATATAATGCAGCACGCATTAAGATGAGTGGTCAAAAATTTTTGAAAGAAGCCGCAATGGCTAAGTTCTATTCCTCTGAGGTGGCTGAAAGTGTAAGTTCGCAAGCTATCGATTTATTTGGAGGATACGGATATGTGAAAGAATATCCCGTAGAGAAATATTACCGTGATTCTAAGATCGGTAAGATCTACGAGGGTACAACGAACATGCAGCTCAGCACAATTGCTAAGTTGCTACTTCGATGA